Proteins encoded by one window of Candidatus Woesearchaeota archaeon:
- a CDS encoding endonuclease III: protein MNQDTFAVLFTTLRRYVKNLPTPVVELINERTDDVFKVLVTTILSARTKDQTVTRIITNLFTQVQVVDDFETLTLKQIEQLIYPVGFYHNKAKQLKELPLVLEKEFNGIIPSTVEELMKLPGVGRKTANLVVAVGFKKPAICVDTHVHRIMNRFGYVKTKTPFATEMSLRKKLPSNYWLDINWMLVSFGQHHCTPISPKCSTCPVQEQCEQVGVTRSR, encoded by the coding sequence ATGAACCAAGACACATTCGCGGTTTTATTTACTACGTTACGAAGGTATGTAAAAAACTTACCAACGCCAGTTGTAGAACTTATTAACGAGCGAACGGATGATGTCTTTAAAGTTTTAGTAACTACTATTCTTTCAGCACGAACAAAAGATCAAACAGTAACGCGTATTATTACTAATTTATTTACTCAAGTTCAAGTTGTAGATGATTTTGAAACATTAACTCTGAAACAAATTGAACAACTTATTTATCCAGTTGGTTTTTATCATAACAAAGCAAAGCAACTTAAAGAGCTTCCTTTAGTTTTAGAAAAAGAATTCAATGGCATAATTCCTTCTACTGTTGAAGAACTTATGAAGTTGCCAGGAGTGGGAAGAAAAACAGCGAATCTGGTTGTGGCTGTGGGTTTTAAAAAACCAGCAATATGTGTTGATACTCATGTACATCGTATCATGAATCGATTTGGTTATGTGAAAACAAAAACACCTTTTGCAACTGAAATGTCTCTTCGAAAAAAATTACCTTCTAACTATTGGCTAGATATTAATTGGATGCTTGTGTCTTTTGGACAACATCATTGCACGCCTATTAGCCCAAAATGTTCAACCTGTCCAGTACAAGAACAATGTGAGCAAGTAGGAGTGACTAGGAGTAGATAA